From the Thermoplasmata archaeon genome, one window contains:
- the fen gene encoding flap endonuclease-1 yields the protein MGLNLADLVASEPRTLEDFSGKILAIDAFNTLYQFLAIIRQPDGTPLMDRQGRVTSHLSGLIYRLSNFVAAGIRPVFVFDGEPPRLKARTLVARGEVKQRAEREWREAVEIGDFATARTKAMQTSRLTDEMVEQSKKLLEFLGLPWVQAPAEGEAQASAMARARVAYAAASQDFDSLLFGSPRLVKNLAISGRRKLPRKDVYVDVQPEEISLEATLAALGIAREQLVDVGLLIGTDFNDGVKGIGPKKALGLIKKHGSLEPALGELGVDIESKEEVREIFLHPKVIEDVEIGFRDLDTEGVRRMLCDEHDFSRDRIDAALEKFGSARSEQKQRSLDSWFG from the coding sequence ATGGGGCTGAATCTCGCGGACCTCGTCGCGTCCGAGCCTCGGACCCTCGAGGACTTCTCCGGGAAGATCCTCGCGATCGACGCGTTCAACACGCTCTACCAGTTCCTCGCGATCATCCGCCAGCCCGACGGCACGCCGCTCATGGACCGGCAGGGCCGCGTGACGTCCCACCTGTCCGGCCTCATCTACCGCCTCTCGAACTTCGTCGCCGCGGGAATCCGGCCCGTGTTCGTGTTCGACGGGGAGCCGCCGCGGCTGAAGGCACGGACGCTCGTGGCCCGCGGGGAGGTCAAGCAACGCGCGGAACGGGAGTGGAGGGAAGCCGTCGAGATCGGCGACTTCGCAACGGCGCGGACGAAGGCGATGCAGACCTCGCGGCTCACGGACGAGATGGTCGAGCAGTCAAAGAAGCTCCTCGAGTTCCTCGGCCTACCGTGGGTGCAGGCGCCCGCGGAGGGGGAGGCCCAGGCGAGCGCGATGGCGCGCGCCCGGGTCGCCTACGCAGCGGCGTCGCAGGACTTTGACTCCCTCCTCTTCGGCTCTCCGCGCCTCGTGAAGAACCTCGCGATCTCCGGCCGCCGGAAACTTCCCCGCAAGGACGTTTACGTCGATGTCCAGCCGGAGGAAATCTCCCTCGAGGCCACCCTCGCCGCGCTCGGGATCGCACGGGAGCAGCTGGTGGACGTCGGGCTGCTCATCGGAACGGACTTCAACGACGGCGTGAAAGGGATCGGCCCGAAGAAGGCGCTCGGCCTGATCAAGAAACACGGCTCTCTCGAGCCTGCTCTCGGGGAACTCGGCGTCGACATCGAATCGAAAGAGGAGGTCCGCGAGATCTTCCTTCACCCGAAGGTCATCGAGGACGTCGAGATTGGGTTCCGCGATCTCGATACCGAAGGCGTGCGGCGCATGCTGTGCGACGAACACGATTTCTCCCGCGACCGGATCGACGCCGCCCTCGAGAAATTCGGCAGCGCGCGGTCGGAGCAGAAGCAGCGGTCGCTCGACTCCTGGTTCGGCTGA
- a CDS encoding RNA-guided endonuclease TnpB family protein translates to MAVPRVVRSLSFPAGDLPPSLLGLLAEFRLIVNKSIRIALRDDIRSRVRLARTAYRRLSEEHRVYKQYIPSAFEVALAALKVYRRRVRKGKRTAAPFMRRLLLKAENQSYRLDRTTGQLRIPIRRGECVEVSLPVSEWHRSFLSDLAWGLGSLTVTPGKIVVAVRKDAPEPYEPTAVVALDTNEDSLDGVEADGETNRLLSLPFGGVRQLQATHFRRRRLLAKKKAHDRRVKRRLLAREGKRERNRVSQRLHRVSKALIAAAKVKKAAIVLEDLTLHGAGGRSRRMNRRLSSWPRSEIHRQIEYKAPLAGVPVIKVNPHWTSKTCPVCGARRRDRVGQDFVCLACDWEMDRQINAGMNILKTAVASNEALARAVRFRPGALRDDVVSPLYDLSRGGTGARDEPSGVECLADVVR, encoded by the coding sequence ATGGCCGTCCCGCGCGTCGTCCGCAGCCTCTCCTTCCCCGCAGGGGATCTGCCGCCCTCCCTCCTTGGCCTGCTCGCTGAGTTCCGGCTCATCGTCAACAAGTCGATCCGGATCGCGCTCCGAGACGACATCCGGTCCCGGGTCCGCCTCGCGAGGACTGCGTACCGACGATTGTCCGAGGAACATCGTGTGTACAAGCAGTACATCCCGAGTGCGTTCGAAGTTGCCTTGGCCGCCCTAAAAGTATATCGGCGTCGGGTGAGGAAGGGAAAGCGGACCGCGGCCCCGTTCATGCGCCGCCTACTCCTGAAGGCGGAGAACCAGTCTTACCGTCTTGATCGCACCACCGGCCAGCTACGGATCCCAATCCGCCGCGGAGAATGCGTCGAGGTCAGCCTACCCGTTTCGGAATGGCATCGATCGTTCCTGTCGGACCTCGCATGGGGACTAGGCTCCCTAACCGTGACACCCGGAAAGATCGTCGTGGCCGTCCGGAAGGATGCGCCCGAGCCGTACGAACCGACAGCTGTCGTCGCCCTCGATACGAACGAGGATTCTTTGGACGGCGTCGAGGCGGACGGCGAAACGAATCGTCTTTTGAGCCTGCCGTTCGGCGGCGTTCGCCAGCTTCAGGCAACTCACTTCCGTCGACGGCGGCTCTTAGCGAAGAAGAAGGCCCACGACCGCCGCGTCAAACGGCGTCTGCTCGCCAGGGAGGGAAAGCGCGAGCGAAATCGCGTGAGTCAGCGGCTCCACCGGGTCAGCAAGGCCCTCATCGCAGCGGCCAAAGTCAAGAAGGCGGCGATCGTCCTCGAGGACCTCACCCTCCACGGCGCGGGCGGCCGCTCCCGTCGAATGAACCGCCGCCTGTCCTCCTGGCCTCGTTCCGAGATCCACCGTCAGATCGAGTACAAGGCCCCCCTCGCCGGCGTGCCGGTCATCAAGGTCAACCCTCATTGGACCAGCAAGACCTGCCCAGTGTGTGGCGCCCGGCGCCGAGATAGGGTGGGCCAGGATTTCGTGTGCCTTGCGTGCGACTGGGAGATGGACCGGCAGATCAACGCAGGCATGAACATCCTGAAGACCGCCGTGGCCTCGAACGAGGCCTTGGCAAGGGCCGTACGGTTCCGGCCCGGTGCCCTCCGCGATGATGTCGTGAGTCCCCTCTACGACTTGTCCCGAGGAGGGACGGGCGCACGGGACGAGCCGAGCGGAGTCGAGTGCCTTGCGGATGTGGTCCGATAG